From Streptomyces griseorubiginosus, one genomic window encodes:
- a CDS encoding helix-turn-helix transcriptional regulator encodes MQSYTIGQAARLLGVSPDTARRWADAGRVPTHRDEGGRRLIDGKDLAAFSVELAKGDGGDEETSHTSARNAFPGIVTAVKLGDVAAQVEIQAGPHRLVSLLTREAVEELGLEVGVEATARVKSTNVHIDRT; translated from the coding sequence ATGCAGTCCTACACGATCGGCCAGGCCGCACGGCTGCTCGGCGTGAGTCCCGACACCGCGCGACGGTGGGCGGACGCCGGGCGGGTTCCCACGCACCGGGACGAGGGCGGGCGGCGCCTCATCGACGGGAAGGACCTGGCCGCCTTCTCCGTGGAACTCGCCAAAGGCGACGGCGGTGACGAGGAGACCTCCCACACCTCCGCCCGCAACGCCTTCCCCGGCATCGTCACCGCCGTCAAGCTCGGCGACGTCGCGGCCCAGGTCGAGATCCAGGCGGGGCCGCACCGGCTGGTGTCCCTCCTGACCCGGGAGGCCGTGGAGGAACTCGGCCTGGAGGTCGGCGTGGAGGCCACCGCCCGCGTGAAGTCGACGAACGTGCACATCGACCGGACCTGA
- a CDS encoding M24 family metallopeptidase yields the protein MADDEPTRATRLLNAQAKAERLFAEIEARGLIAPGEGERAVSDRIRDLANELFGTTRHWHKRIVRSGPNTLQPYRENPPDRVIGADDIVFADFGPIFEEYEADFGRTFVLGDDPVRHRLRDDLPRIFAAGRKFFEADPDVTGARLYAEVARLAANSGWQLGGWHAGHLVGEFPHEWIDGADVESYIAPANDTPLRRTDRAGRRCHWILEIHLVDGEREFGGFYEELLTL from the coding sequence ATGGCGGACGACGAACCCACGCGCGCGACCAGGCTGCTGAACGCCCAGGCGAAGGCCGAGCGGCTTTTCGCGGAGATCGAGGCGCGCGGGCTGATCGCGCCGGGCGAGGGGGAGCGGGCGGTCAGCGACCGGATCCGGGACCTGGCCAACGAGCTGTTCGGCACCACCCGGCACTGGCACAAGCGGATCGTGCGCTCCGGACCGAACACGCTCCAGCCGTACCGGGAGAACCCACCGGACCGCGTGATCGGTGCGGACGACATCGTCTTCGCCGACTTCGGCCCGATCTTCGAGGAGTACGAGGCCGACTTCGGCCGCACCTTCGTGCTCGGCGACGACCCGGTCAGGCACCGTCTCCGCGACGACCTGCCGCGGATCTTCGCCGCGGGCCGGAAGTTCTTCGAGGCCGACCCGGACGTCACCGGCGCGCGTCTGTACGCCGAGGTGGCGCGACTCGCCGCCAACTCAGGCTGGCAATTGGGCGGTTGGCACGCCGGGCACCTCGTAGGGGAGTTCCCGCACGAGTGGATCGACGGTGCCGACGTGGAGTCGTACATCGCCCCCGCCAACGACACGCCTCTGCGCCGTACCGACAGGGCGGGGCGTCGTTGCCACTGGATCCTGGAGATCCATCTCGTCGACGGTGAGCGGGAGTTCGGCGGCTTCTACGAGGAACTGCTCACGCTCTGA
- a CDS encoding DUF6299 family protein, whose protein sequence is MSVRSVLAAATAGAALFLLAAPALPAQADPYETVTVDPVGRIATDGTVTLSGTYRCTGGTGPVFVSSSVGQRSESVRHGIGGTRAVCDGVEHVWANTGKPTPGSLEAGQARVEATLMELSPQGGLLLPRFHATEQQDITLTKS, encoded by the coding sequence ATGTCCGTCCGCTCCGTCCTCGCCGCCGCCACCGCCGGTGCCGCGCTGTTCCTGCTCGCAGCCCCCGCGCTGCCCGCGCAGGCCGACCCGTACGAGACCGTCACCGTCGACCCCGTCGGCCGTATCGCCACCGACGGCACCGTCACGCTCTCCGGCACCTACCGCTGCACCGGCGGCACCGGTCCCGTGTTCGTCAGCTCCTCCGTGGGGCAGCGCTCCGAGTCGGTCCGGCACGGCATCGGCGGCACGCGCGCGGTGTGCGACGGCGTCGAGCACGTCTGGGCGAACACCGGCAAGCCCACCCCGGGCTCCCTCGAAGCGGGCCAGGCCCGGGTGGAGGCCACCCTCATGGAACTGAGCCCCCAGGGCGGCCTGCTGCTGCCCCGCTTCCACGCGACCGAGCAGCAGGACATCACGCTGACGAAGAGCTGA
- a CDS encoding DUF5999 family protein has protein sequence MCSHQSSCPASDSTAPHVVAAHPEQGWNLLCNGAIVFDDTGELLPDGRIVAPHRSPLAQLAVAA, from the coding sequence ATGTGTTCTCACCAGTCTTCGTGCCCTGCGTCCGACAGCACCGCTCCGCACGTCGTCGCCGCCCACCCCGAGCAGGGCTGGAACCTGCTGTGCAACGGCGCGATCGTCTTCGACGACACCGGTGAGCTGCTGCCCGACGGACGGATCGTCGCGCCGCACCGCTCGCCGCTCGCCCAGCTGGCCGTCGCCGCCTGA
- a CDS encoding RidA family protein, with the protein MSAERVNPPELSPPTGFSHAVVATGSRVVFLAGQTAVDADGKVVGASLPEQFERALTNLLTALRAAGGTPADLARVTVYTTDIADYRAHVRELGRIWRDSAGRDYPAMAVVEVVRLWDDQAAVELDGFAVLP; encoded by the coding sequence GTGAGTGCCGAGCGCGTCAACCCGCCCGAGCTCTCCCCGCCGACCGGCTTCTCGCACGCGGTCGTGGCCACCGGCTCGCGGGTGGTCTTCCTGGCGGGGCAGACGGCTGTGGACGCCGACGGGAAAGTGGTGGGGGCGTCCCTGCCCGAGCAGTTCGAGCGGGCGCTCACGAACCTGCTGACCGCGCTGCGCGCCGCGGGGGGCACGCCCGCGGATCTCGCCCGCGTCACCGTCTACACCACCGACATCGCCGACTACCGGGCGCACGTCCGCGAACTCGGCCGTATCTGGCGGGACTCGGCGGGCCGGGACTATCCGGCGATGGCGGTCGTCGAGGTCGTACGGCTCTGGGACGACCAGGCGGCGGTGGAACTCGACGGCTTCGCGGTGCTGCCCTAG
- a CDS encoding acyl-CoA dehydrogenase, with protein sequence MPAFSLEPSQTARCAQLRTLAAERLRPLAEKGEPGHVNRPLIAELGRLGLLERLFSSGALDLCLMRESLAYACTEAETALALQGLGAHPVHAHGTPAQRDRWLPAVSEGSAVAAFALSEPGAGSDAAALGLRAERDPDPAADSPAQPAAVPDGASRWRLTGEKCWISNAPEADFYTVFARTTPGAGARGVTAFLVPADRPGLTGGALDMLSPHPIGTLAFDAVPVSADDVLGEVDRGFRVAMGTLNLFRPSVGAFAVGMAQAALDATLTHTAQRDAFGGKLRDLQSVAHTVAEMALRTDAARLMVYAAATAYDEGAPDVPKRAAMAKLLATETAQYVVDTAVQLHGARALQRGHLLEHLYREVRAPRIYEGASEVQRGIIAKELYANPEVR encoded by the coding sequence ATGCCCGCATTCTCGCTCGAACCGTCACAGACCGCCCGTTGCGCACAGCTGCGCACCCTCGCCGCGGAACGGCTGCGCCCGCTCGCGGAGAAGGGCGAGCCGGGCCATGTGAACCGTCCCCTGATCGCCGAACTGGGCCGACTCGGCCTGCTGGAACGGCTGTTCAGCTCCGGTGCGCTGGACCTCTGCCTGATGCGGGAGTCCCTCGCGTACGCCTGCACGGAGGCCGAGACAGCCCTCGCCCTCCAGGGCCTGGGCGCCCACCCCGTCCACGCCCACGGCACCCCGGCCCAGCGGGACCGCTGGCTGCCGGCGGTGAGCGAGGGCAGCGCGGTGGCGGCGTTCGCGCTGAGCGAGCCGGGGGCGGGGTCGGACGCGGCGGCGCTGGGGCTGCGGGCGGAGCGGGATCCGGACCCGGCGGCCGATTCGCCGGCCCAGCCGGCCGCCGTCCCCGACGGGGCCTCCCGGTGGCGGCTCACCGGCGAGAAGTGCTGGATCTCCAACGCTCCCGAGGCCGACTTCTACACCGTCTTCGCCCGGACCACGCCCGGCGCCGGTGCCCGGGGCGTGACCGCGTTCCTCGTGCCCGCCGACCGGCCCGGGCTCACCGGCGGCGCGCTCGACATGCTCTCCCCGCACCCCATCGGCACCCTCGCCTTCGACGCCGTGCCGGTGAGCGCCGACGACGTCCTCGGTGAGGTCGACCGCGGGTTCCGGGTCGCGATGGGCACACTCAACCTCTTCCGGCCCAGCGTCGGCGCCTTCGCGGTCGGCATGGCGCAGGCGGCACTCGACGCGACCCTCACGCACACCGCCCAACGGGACGCGTTCGGCGGCAAGTTGCGGGACCTGCAGAGCGTCGCCCACACGGTCGCCGAGATGGCGCTGCGCACGGACGCCGCCCGGCTCATGGTGTACGCGGCGGCGACGGCGTACGACGAGGGCGCCCCGGACGTGCCGAAGCGGGCGGCGATGGCGAAGCTGCTCGCGACCGAGACCGCGCAGTACGTCGTCGACACCGCGGTCCAACTCCACGGCGCCCGCGCCCTTCAGCGCGGTCATCTGCTGGAGCACCTGTACCGGGAGGTGCGCGCCCCGCGCATCTACGAGGGGGCGAGCGAGGTCCAACGGGGCATCATCGCCAAGGAGTTGTACGCGAATCCGGAGGTCCGGTGA
- a CDS encoding AMP-binding protein — MHVSAHVDTFARDHLPPPDQWPELRFDLPELRYPDRLNCAAELLTGPPDDRPVFHTPAGDTWTYGTLRARVDRLAHLLTGDLGVVPGNRVLLRGPTTPWLAACWLAVLKAGAVAVTVLAQQRPHELATMCAIARTEHALCDIRAVDDLAKAEIPGLRITTYGGDGPDDLLNREAPGTPYHAVETAADDVALIAFTSGTTGRPKGCMHFHRDVLAIADTFSKHVLQPHVDDIFAGSPPLGFTFGLGGLVIFPMRAGASSLLLEQAHPKQLLPAIAEHRVSVLFTAPTAYRAMLDELDAYDVSSLRRCVSAGENLPAATWRAWQERTGLGIVNGIGATELLHIFISAADEHIRPGTTGVPVPGWQARVVDETGRELPDGESGLLAVRGPVGCRYLADPRQREYVRDGWNITGDTYIRENDGYFRYVARADDMIISAGYNIAGPEVEDALLRHPDVVEAAVVGRADEARGQVVVAYVVLKEGVERDAEALRTFVKAELAPYKCPREIVFMDALPRTATGKLQRFRLRTDGDQQ, encoded by the coding sequence ATGCACGTCTCGGCCCACGTCGACACCTTCGCGCGCGACCACCTCCCGCCCCCCGACCAGTGGCCGGAGCTCCGCTTCGACCTGCCGGAGCTGCGGTACCCCGATCGGCTGAACTGCGCCGCCGAACTGCTGACGGGCCCGCCCGACGACCGGCCGGTCTTCCACACCCCCGCCGGGGACACCTGGACGTACGGCACCCTGCGCGCCCGCGTGGACCGGCTGGCGCACCTGCTCACCGGGGACCTCGGGGTCGTCCCCGGCAACCGCGTCCTGCTGCGCGGCCCGACCACACCGTGGCTCGCGGCCTGCTGGCTGGCGGTCCTGAAGGCGGGCGCGGTCGCCGTGACGGTGCTGGCCCAGCAGCGGCCGCACGAGCTGGCCACGATGTGCGCGATCGCGCGCACAGAGCACGCCCTGTGCGACATACGCGCCGTCGACGACCTCGCCAAGGCCGAGATACCGGGCCTCAGGATCACGACGTACGGCGGCGACGGCCCCGACGACCTCCTGAACCGCGAGGCGCCCGGGACGCCGTACCACGCCGTGGAGACCGCGGCCGACGACGTGGCGCTGATCGCCTTCACCTCGGGGACCACCGGACGGCCCAAGGGCTGTATGCACTTCCACCGGGATGTGCTCGCGATAGCCGACACCTTCTCCAAGCATGTGCTTCAACCACATGTGGACGACATCTTCGCCGGCAGTCCCCCGCTCGGTTTCACCTTCGGGCTCGGCGGCCTGGTGATCTTCCCGATGCGGGCGGGCGCCAGCTCCCTCCTCCTCGAACAGGCCCACCCCAAGCAGTTGCTGCCGGCGATCGCCGAGCACCGGGTCTCCGTCCTGTTCACCGCCCCGACCGCCTACCGCGCGATGCTGGACGAGCTCGACGCGTACGACGTCTCCTCCCTGCGCCGCTGTGTCTCCGCCGGCGAGAACCTGCCCGCGGCGACCTGGCGAGCCTGGCAGGAGCGGACCGGTCTCGGCATCGTCAACGGCATCGGCGCCACCGAGCTGCTGCACATCTTCATCTCCGCCGCCGACGAGCACATCCGGCCCGGGACGACCGGGGTGCCCGTGCCCGGGTGGCAGGCGCGCGTGGTCGACGAGACGGGCCGTGAACTGCCCGACGGCGAGTCCGGGCTGCTCGCCGTGCGCGGTCCCGTCGGCTGCCGCTATCTCGCCGATCCACGCCAGCGTGAGTACGTGCGGGACGGCTGGAACATCACCGGGGACACATACATCCGGGAGAACGATGGGTACTTCCGCTATGTGGCCCGCGCGGACGACATGATCATCTCGGCCGGGTACAACATCGCGGGCCCGGAGGTCGAGGACGCGCTCCTGCGGCACCCGGACGTCGTCGAGGCGGCCGTGGTGGGGCGGGCCGACGAGGCCCGCGGCCAGGTGGTCGTGGCCTACGTCGTCCTCAAGGAGGGCGTCGAACGGGACGCCGAGGCGCTGCGCACGTTCGTCAAGGCCGAGCTGGCGCCCTACAAATGTCCGCGCGAGATCGTCTTCATGGACGCGCTGCCGCGCACGGCGACCGGCAAACTCCAGCGGTTCAGGCTGCGCACCGATGGTGACCAGCAGTGA
- a CDS encoding PaaX family transcriptional regulator C-terminal domain-containing protein, with the protein MINVSDQHAPRSLIVTLYGAYGRFVPGPVPVAELIRLLAAVGVDAPSVRSSVSRLKRRGLLLPARTAQGAAGYELSPDARQLLDDGDRRIYAVRPPEDEGWVLAVFSVPESERQKRHVLRSRLAGLGFGTAAPGVWIAPARLYEEARHTLQRLRLDPYVDFFRGEHLGFAATVEAVARWWDLAAIAKEHEAFLDRHARVLHDWQDRADTPPEEAYRDYLLALDSWRHLPYADPGLPTPLLPEDWPGERAAAVFRGLHERLRDAGAAFVGL; encoded by the coding sequence ATGATCAACGTGTCCGACCAGCATGCACCACGGTCTCTCATCGTCACGCTCTACGGCGCCTACGGCCGCTTCGTCCCGGGTCCCGTGCCCGTCGCCGAACTGATCCGGCTGCTGGCCGCGGTCGGCGTGGACGCCCCTTCCGTACGGTCCTCGGTGTCCCGGCTCAAACGGCGCGGACTCCTGCTTCCGGCCCGAACGGCACAGGGCGCGGCCGGCTACGAGCTCTCGCCGGACGCCCGCCAGCTCCTCGACGACGGCGACCGGCGCATCTACGCCGTACGGCCGCCCGAGGACGAGGGCTGGGTGCTCGCCGTGTTCTCGGTGCCGGAGTCGGAGCGGCAGAAGCGGCACGTGCTGCGCTCACGCCTGGCCGGACTCGGCTTCGGCACGGCGGCCCCCGGGGTGTGGATCGCCCCGGCGCGGCTGTACGAGGAGGCCCGGCACACCCTCCAGCGGCTGCGCCTGGACCCGTACGTCGACTTCTTCCGCGGTGAGCACCTGGGCTTCGCGGCGACCGTCGAGGCCGTGGCCCGCTGGTGGGACCTGGCCGCGATCGCCAAGGAGCACGAGGCGTTCCTGGACCGCCACGCGCGCGTGCTGCACGACTGGCAGGACCGGGCCGACACCCCGCCCGAGGAGGCCTACCGCGACTACCTCCTCGCCCTCGACTCCTGGCGCCACCTCCCCTACGCCGACCCCGGTCTGCCCACCCCGCTGCTCCCGGAGGACTGGCCGGGCGAGCGGGCGGCGGCGGTGTTCCGGGGGCTGCACGAGCGGCTGCGGGACGCGGGGGCCGCCTTCGTGGGCCTGTGA
- a CDS encoding bifunctional salicylyl-CoA 5-hydroxylase/oxidoreductase, producing the protein MSPPIGARGTARQAPTDPQPPHKANHPLRVAIIGGGPGGLYAAALLKRLDPRREVTVWERNAPDDTFGFGVVLSDETLGGIEHADPHVYEALQHHFTRWDDIDIVHRGTRHTSGGHGFAALGRKRLLEILHDRCRTLGVDLRFRTPAPPGLADTHDLVIAADGVNSTTRETHTHVFRPHVTPHHCRYIWLAADFPFDAFRFEIAETEHGVMQLHGYPYAADASTVIIEMREEVWRAAGFAELDTADSVDRCAKIFTEALRGRPLRSNKSAWTTFRTVVNEHWSHGNTVLLGDAAHTAHFSIGSGTKLAVEDALALAACLEEQPSVEGALAAYEAERKPVVASTQRAALASLEWFENLRLYLDQPSRQFAFNLLTRSRRVTHDNLRLRDARFTGAVEREFGCEPGTPPMFTPFRLRGLTLRNRVVVSPMDMYSATDGLPGDFHLVHLGARALGGAGLVMTEMVCVSPEGRITPGCTGLYDGGQAEAWKRITDFVHTRSPGTAIGVQLGHSGRKGSTKLMWEGIDEPLPEGNWPVVGPSPIPYRPSNQTPRELTRAELADLREQFTAAARRADRAGFDLLELHCAHGYLLSSFLSPLTNRRTDAYGGSLAGRLRFPLEVFDAVRAVWPRERPMTVRISATDWAEGGNTAEDAVEIARAFAAHGADAIDVSTGQVVAEEQPEYGRSYQTPYADRIRHETGVPVIAVGAISSWDDVNSLILAGRTDLCALARPHLYDPHWTLHAAAEQGYEGPGAVWPDPYRAGSRRPQTGRTDAPKPRLTLGT; encoded by the coding sequence GTGTCCCCACCTATAGGGGCGCGGGGAACTGCGCGACAAGCCCCCACAGACCCGCAGCCGCCACACAAGGCCAATCACCCCCTACGTGTGGCGATCATCGGCGGCGGCCCCGGCGGCCTCTACGCCGCCGCCCTGCTCAAACGCCTCGACCCCCGAAGAGAAGTGACCGTCTGGGAACGCAACGCCCCCGACGATACCTTCGGCTTCGGCGTGGTCCTCTCCGACGAAACCCTCGGCGGCATAGAACACGCGGACCCTCACGTCTACGAGGCCCTCCAGCACCATTTCACCCGCTGGGACGACATAGACATCGTCCACAGAGGCACCCGCCACACCTCCGGAGGCCACGGCTTCGCCGCACTCGGCCGCAAACGGCTCCTCGAAATACTGCACGACCGCTGCCGCACCCTCGGCGTCGACCTCCGCTTCCGCACCCCCGCCCCGCCCGGCCTCGCGGACACGCACGACCTCGTCATCGCCGCCGACGGAGTCAACAGCACCACACGCGAGACCCACACCCATGTGTTCCGCCCCCATGTGACCCCGCACCACTGCCGCTACATCTGGCTCGCCGCGGACTTCCCCTTCGACGCTTTCCGTTTCGAGATCGCCGAGACCGAGCACGGCGTGATGCAACTGCACGGCTATCCCTACGCGGCCGACGCCTCCACCGTGATCATCGAGATGCGGGAGGAGGTGTGGCGGGCGGCGGGCTTCGCCGAACTGGACACGGCGGACTCCGTCGACCGCTGCGCCAAGATCTTCACGGAAGCCCTCCGCGGCCGCCCCCTGCGCTCCAACAAGTCCGCCTGGACCACCTTCCGCACGGTCGTCAACGAGCACTGGTCCCACGGCAACACCGTGCTGCTCGGCGACGCCGCCCACACCGCCCACTTCTCCATCGGCTCCGGCACCAAGCTCGCCGTCGAGGACGCCCTCGCCCTGGCCGCCTGCCTGGAGGAACAGCCGTCGGTGGAAGGGGCGTTGGCGGCCTACGAGGCGGAACGCAAACCAGTCGTCGCCTCCACCCAACGCGCCGCCCTCGCCAGCCTGGAGTGGTTCGAGAACCTCCGGCTGTACCTCGACCAGCCGTCCCGCCAGTTCGCCTTCAACCTGCTCACCCGCAGCCGCCGCGTCACCCACGACAACCTGCGGCTCCGCGACGCCCGCTTCACCGGAGCCGTGGAGCGCGAGTTCGGCTGCGAACCCGGTACGCCTCCGATGTTCACCCCGTTCCGGCTGCGCGGGCTGACCCTGCGCAACCGGGTCGTCGTGTCGCCGATGGACATGTACTCCGCCACCGACGGCCTCCCCGGCGACTTCCACCTGGTCCACCTCGGCGCCCGGGCGCTGGGCGGCGCAGGACTGGTGATGACCGAGATGGTGTGCGTCTCGCCCGAGGGCCGGATCACCCCCGGCTGCACCGGCCTCTACGACGGCGGGCAGGCCGAGGCCTGGAAACGGATCACCGACTTCGTGCACACGCGGTCGCCGGGCACCGCGATCGGCGTGCAGCTCGGCCACAGCGGCCGCAAGGGCTCGACCAAGCTGATGTGGGAGGGCATCGACGAACCGCTGCCGGAGGGCAACTGGCCGGTGGTGGGTCCGTCCCCGATCCCGTACCGGCCCTCCAACCAGACTCCGCGCGAGCTCACCCGTGCCGAACTCGCCGACCTCCGCGAACAGTTCACCGCAGCCGCCCGGCGTGCCGACCGCGCCGGCTTCGACCTGCTCGAACTGCACTGCGCGCACGGCTACTTGCTCTCCAGCTTCCTGTCGCCGCTGACCAACCGCCGCACCGACGCCTACGGCGGCTCCCTCGCCGGACGACTCCGCTTCCCCCTGGAGGTCTTCGACGCCGTCAGAGCAGTGTGGCCGCGGGAACGGCCCATGACGGTCCGTATCTCCGCCACCGACTGGGCCGAGGGCGGCAACACCGCCGAGGACGCCGTCGAGATCGCCCGCGCCTTCGCCGCGCACGGCGCCGACGCGATCGACGTGTCCACCGGGCAGGTCGTCGCCGAGGAGCAGCCGGAGTACGGGCGCTCCTACCAGACGCCGTACGCCGACCGGATCCGCCACGAGACCGGCGTGCCGGTGATCGCGGTCGGCGCGATCTCCTCCTGGGACGACGTCAACTCGCTGATCCTGGCCGGACGTACGGACCTGTGCGCGCTGGCCCGCCCGCACCTCTACGACCCGCACTGGACGCTGCACGCGGCTGCCGAGCAGGGCTACGAAGGCCCCGGTGCCGTCTGGCCCGATCCGTACCGCGCGGGCAGCCGCCGCCCGCAGACCGGCCGCACGGACGCGCCCAAGCCCCGGCTGACCCTGGGGACTTGA
- a CDS encoding enoyl-CoA hydratase family protein yields MSPFTGSAARTPHWRHLRVDLADGVATVTLARPEKLNALTFGAYADLRDLLAELSRERSVRALVLAGEGRGFCSGGDVDEIIGATLAMDTAELLDFNRMTGQVVRAVRECPFPVIAAVHGVAAGAGAVLALAADFRVADPTARFAFLFTRVGLSGGDMGAAYLLPRVVGLGHATRLLMLGEPVRAPEAERIGLISELTEEGDADKAASALARRLAEGPALAYAQTKALLTAELDMPLAAAVELDASTQALLMNGEDYTEFHTAFKEKRPPKWKGR; encoded by the coding sequence ATGAGTCCCTTCACCGGCTCCGCCGCCCGCACCCCGCACTGGCGGCACCTGCGCGTCGACCTCGCCGACGGGGTCGCCACGGTCACCCTCGCCCGCCCCGAGAAACTCAACGCGCTCACCTTCGGCGCCTACGCCGACCTGCGCGATCTGCTCGCCGAGCTGTCCCGCGAGCGTTCCGTCCGGGCCCTGGTCCTGGCCGGCGAGGGCCGTGGCTTCTGCTCCGGCGGCGACGTCGACGAGATCATCGGCGCCACCCTGGCCATGGACACCGCCGAGCTCCTCGACTTCAACCGGATGACGGGCCAGGTCGTGCGGGCCGTACGGGAATGTCCGTTTCCGGTGATCGCGGCGGTGCACGGGGTGGCGGCGGGTGCCGGGGCGGTCCTGGCCCTCGCGGCGGACTTCCGCGTGGCCGACCCCACGGCCCGCTTCGCCTTCCTCTTCACCCGGGTCGGCCTGTCCGGCGGCGACATGGGCGCGGCCTACCTGCTGCCCAGGGTGGTGGGACTGGGCCACGCGACCCGACTCCTCATGCTCGGCGAACCGGTCCGCGCTCCCGAGGCCGAGCGCATCGGCCTGATCAGCGAGCTGACGGAGGAGGGCGACGCGGACAAGGCCGCTTCAGCCCTGGCCCGCCGCCTGGCCGAGGGCCCGGCACTGGCGTACGCCCAGACGAAGGCCCTGCTCACGGCCGAGCTGGACATGCCGTTGGCGGCCGCAGTGGAACTGGACGCATCAACCCAGGCCCTCCTGATGAACGGCGAGGACTACACGGAGTTCCACACGGCCTTCAAGGAGAAGCGCCCTCCAAAGTGGAAGGGGCGCTGA
- a CDS encoding ATP-binding protein, with translation MNGPALQDRPSASASWRIALPHSAAAVPVARALVRTALAELEHGADCDTAELLTAELVANAVEHTAGDTPIELVVELLPTGCQVEVHDPDPAPPGHLTQPDTQDPDPWQEHGRGLLLIRALSSSCGHRPTETGKAVWFRLPVVPHQWNPA, from the coding sequence ATGAACGGACCCGCCTTGCAAGATCGCCCCTCCGCCTCCGCCTCCTGGCGCATCGCGCTGCCGCACTCCGCCGCGGCCGTGCCCGTGGCGCGCGCCCTGGTCCGCACCGCGCTGGCCGAGCTGGAGCACGGGGCGGACTGCGACACCGCGGAGCTGCTGACGGCCGAGCTGGTGGCGAACGCCGTGGAGCACACGGCCGGTGACACGCCCATAGAGCTCGTGGTCGAGCTGCTCCCCACGGGCTGCCAGGTGGAGGTGCACGACCCGGACCCGGCGCCGCCGGGCCATCTGACCCAGCCGGACACCCAGGACCCTGACCCCTGGCAGGAGCACGGCCGCGGCCTGCTCCTGATCAGGGCGCTCAGCTCGTCCTGCGGGCACCGCCCGACCGAGACTGGCAAGGCGGTGTGGTTCCGGCTGCCGGTGGTGCCGCACCAGTGGAACCCGGCCTGA
- the argF gene encoding ornithine carbamoyltransferase: protein MATVPTALAGRHFLKELDFTAEEFLGLVELAAELKAAKKAGTETRRLSGKNIALIFEKTSTRTRCAFEVAAADQGASTTYLDPSGSQIGHKESVRDTARVLGRMYDGIEYRGDSQQKVEELAAYAGVPVYNGLTDDWHPTQMLADVLTMTEHTAKPVPEIAFAYLGDARFNMGNSYLITGALLGMDVRIVAPKTYWPAQDVVERARALAVDSGARITLTESLEDGVLGADFVATDVWVSMGEPKEVWDERIAALAPYAVTMDVLRATGNADVKFLHCLPAFHDLGTKVGQEIFETHGLESLEVTDEVFESAHSVVFDEAENRLHTIKAVLVATLA from the coding sequence ATGGCGACCGTCCCCACCGCCCTCGCCGGGCGCCACTTCCTCAAGGAGCTCGACTTCACCGCCGAGGAGTTCCTCGGCCTGGTCGAGCTGGCCGCCGAGCTGAAGGCGGCCAAGAAGGCCGGGACCGAGACGCGCCGGCTGAGCGGGAAGAACATCGCGCTGATCTTCGAGAAGACCTCCACGCGCACACGGTGCGCGTTCGAGGTCGCCGCCGCGGACCAGGGCGCCTCCACGACGTACCTGGACCCCTCCGGCTCGCAGATCGGGCACAAGGAGTCCGTACGGGACACCGCGCGCGTGCTCGGCCGTATGTACGACGGGATCGAGTACCGCGGGGACAGCCAGCAGAAGGTCGAGGAGCTGGCCGCGTACGCCGGCGTGCCGGTCTACAACGGCCTCACCGACGACTGGCATCCCACCCAGATGCTGGCCGACGTGCTGACCATGACCGAGCACACCGCGAAGCCGGTGCCGGAGATCGCCTTCGCCTACCTCGGTGACGCGCGGTTCAACATGGGCAACTCCTATCTGATCACCGGCGCGCTGCTCGGCATGGACGTGCGGATCGTCGCCCCCAAGACCTACTGGCCCGCCCAGGACGTCGTCGAGCGGGCCCGCGCGCTCGCCGTGGACAGCGGGGCCCGGATCACCCTCACCGAGTCGCTGGAGGACGGCGTCCTCGGCGCGGACTTCGTCGCCACCGACGTCTGGGTGTCCATGGGGGAGCCCAAGGAGGTCTGGGACGAGCGGATCGCCGCGCTCGCGCCGTACGCCGTGACCATGGACGTGCTGCGGGCCACGGGCAACGCGGACGTGAAGTTCCTGCACTGCCTCCCGGCCTTCCACGACCTCGGGACCAAGGTGGGGCAGGAGATCTTCGAGACCCACGGGCTGGAGTCCCTGGAGGTCACGGACGAGGTGTTCGAGTCGGCGCACTCGGTGGTGTTCGACGAGGCGGAGAACCGGCTGCACACGATCAAGGCGGTGCTGGTCGCGACGCTGGCCTGA